Proteins from a single region of Rhinolophus sinicus isolate RSC01 linkage group LG13, ASM3656204v1, whole genome shotgun sequence:
- the FES gene encoding tyrosine-protein kinase Fes/Fps isoform X2, translating to MGFSSELCSPQGHGAVQQMQDAELRLLEGMRKWMAQRVKSDREYAGLLHHMSLQDSGGQSRGGLDSPISQSWTEITSQTEGLSRLLRQHAEDLNSGPLSKLSLLIRERQQLRKTYSEQWQQLQQELTKTHSQDIEKLKSQYRSLARDSAQARRKYQEASKDKDRDKAKDKYVRSLWKLFAHHNRYVLSVRAAQLHHQHHHQLMLPGLLQSLQDLHQEMAYILKEILREYLEISSLVQDEVVAIHREMAAAAARIQPEAEYQGFLQQYGSTPDVPPCVTFDESLLEEGEPLEPGELQLNELTVESVQHTLTSVTDELAAVTAVVFSRQEVVTQLQRELRIEEQNIHPRQRVYLLGKRQVLQEELQGLQVALCSQAKLEAQQGLLQAKLEQLGPGEPPPVPLLQDDRHSTSSSEQEREGGRTPTLEILKSHISGIFRPKFSLPPPLQLVPEVQKPLHEQLWYHGAIPRAEVAELLTQSGDFLVRESQGKQEYVLSVMWDGQPRHFIIQSADNLYRLEGDGFPSVPLLIDHLLHSQQPLTKKSGIVLSRAVPKDKWALNHEDLVLGEQIGRGNFGEVFSGRLRADNTLVAVKSCRETLPPDLKAKFLQEARILKQYSHPNIVRLIGVCTQKQPIYIVMELVQGGDFLTFLRTEGARLRMKTLLQMVGDAAAGMEYLESKCCIHRDLAARNCLVTEKNVLKISDFGMSREEEDGIYAASGGLRQVPVKWTAPEALNYGRYSSESDVWSFGILLWEAFSLGASPYPNLSNQQTREFIEKGCHACPHRGPPALPRAVP from the exons ATGGGCTTCTCTTCGGAGCTGTGCAGCCCCCAGGGCCACGGGGCAGTGCAGCAAATGCAGGACGCCGAGCTCCGGCTGCTGGAGGGCATGAGGAAGTGGATGGCCCAGCGGGTCAAGAGTGACCGGGAATACGCAGGGCTGCTGCACCACATGTCCCTGCAGGACAGTGGGGGCCAGAGCCGGGGCGGCCTTGACAGCCCCATCAGCCAG TCCTGGACAGAGATCACCAGCCAGACGGAGGGCCTGAGCCGGTTGCTGAGGCAGCACGCGGAAGACCTGAACTCGGGGCCCCTGAGCAAGCTCAGCCTGCTGATCCGGGAGCGGCAGCAGCTGCGCAAGACCTACAGCGAGCAgtggcagcagctgcagcaaGAGCTCACCAAG ACCCACAGCCAGGACATTGAGAAGCTGAAGAGCCAGTACCGATCCCTGGCACGGGACAGTGCCCAGGCCAGGCGCAAGTACCAGGAGGCCAGCAAAG ACAAGGACCGCGACAAGGCCAAGGACAAGTACGTGCGCAGCCTGTGGAAGCTCTTCGCTCACCACAACCGCTACGTGCTCAGTGTGCGGGCCGCACAGctgcaccaccagcaccaccaccagctCATGCTTCCGGGCCTGCTCCAGTCGCTGCAGGACCTGCACCAGGAGATGGCGTACATTCT GAAGGAGATCCTGCGGGAATACCTGGAGATTAGCAGCCTGGTGCAGGACGAGGTGGTGGCCATTCACCGGGAGATGGCTGCAGCCGCCGCTCGCATCCAACCCGAAGCCGAGTACCAGGGCTTCCTGCAGCAGTATGG GTCCACTCCTGACGTCCCACCCTGCGTCACCTTTGACGAGTCACTGCTTGAGGAGGGTGAACCCCTGGAACCCGGGGAGCTGCAGTTGAACGAGCTGACGGTGGAGAGCGTGCAGCACAC GCTGACCTCAGTGACAGATGAACTGGCTGCGGTCACAGCAGTGGTGTTCAGCCGGCAGGAGGTGGTCACCCAGCTGCAGCGCGAGCTGCGGATTGAGGAACAGAACATCCACCCCCGGCAGCG GGTTTACCTGCTGGGCAAGAGGCAGGTATTGCAGGAGGAGCTCCAGGGGCTGCAGGTGGCACTGTGCAGCCAGGCCAAGCTGGAGGcccagcagggtctcctgcaAGCCAAGCTGGAGCAGCTGGGCCCCGGCGAGCCCCCGCCCGTGCCGCTCCTGCAGGATGACCGCCACTCTACCTCCTCCTCG GAGCAGGAACGGGAAGGGGGAAGGACGCCCACCCTGGAGATCCTTAAGAGCCACATCTCAGGAATCTTTCGCCCCAAGTTCTCG CTCCCCCCACCGCTGCAGCTCGTGCCAGAGGTGCAGAAGCCACTGCATGAGCAGCTGTGGTACCACGGAGCCATCCCACGGGCAGAAGTGGCTGAGCTGCTGACGCAATCCGGGGACTTCCTGGTGCGGGAGAGCCAGGGCAAGCAGGAGTATGTGCTGTCTGTGATGTGGGATGGCCAGCCCCGGCACTTCATCATCCAGTCTGCCGAC AACCTGTACCGACTGGAAGGTGATGGTTTTCCCAGCGTCCCCTTGCTCATCGACCACCTGCTGCACTCCCAGCAGCCCCTCACCAAGAAGAGCGGTATTGTCCTGAGCAGAGCTGTGCCCAAG GACAAGTGGGCGCTGAACCATGAGGACTTGGTGTTGGGGGAGCAGATTGGGCGG GGGAACTTTGGCGAAGTGTTCAGTGGACGCCTGCGAGCTGACAACACCCTGGTGGCCGTGAAATCGTGCAGAGAGACACTCCCGCCTGACCTCAAGGCCAAGTTTCTGCAGGAAGCGAG GATCCTGAAGCAGTACAGCCACCCCAACATCGTGCGTCTGATTGGTGTCTGCACCCAGAAGCAACCTATCTACATCGTCATGGAGCTCGTGCAGG GGGGCGACTTCCTGACCTTCCTGCGGACAGAGGGCGCCCGCCTACGGATGAAGACTCTGCTGCAGATGGTAGGGGATGCGGCTGCAGGCATGGAGTACCTGGAGAGCAAGTGCTGCATCCACCG GGACCTGGCTGCTCGGAACTGCCTGGTCACGGAGAAGAACGTCTTGAAAATCAGTGACTTTGGGATGTCGCGGGAGGAAGAGGATGGGATCTACGCCGCCTCGGGGGGCCTCAGACAAGTCCCCGTGAAGTGGACTGCACCCGAGGCTCTGAACTACG GCCGCTATTCGTCCGAGAGCGATGTGTGGAGCTTTGGCATCTTGCTCTGGGAGGCCTTCAGCCTGGGGGCCTCCCCCTACCCCAACCTCAGCAATCAGCAGACTCGGGAGTTCATAGAAAAAG GGTGCCATGCCTGTCCTCACAGGGGGCCGCCTGCCCTGCCCCGAGCTGTGCCCTGA
- the FES gene encoding tyrosine-protein kinase Fes/Fps isoform X1 — protein MGFSSELCSPQGHGAVQQMQDAELRLLEGMRKWMAQRVKSDREYAGLLHHMSLQDSGGQSRGGLDSPISQSWTEITSQTEGLSRLLRQHAEDLNSGPLSKLSLLIRERQQLRKTYSEQWQQLQQELTKTHSQDIEKLKSQYRSLARDSAQARRKYQEASKDKDRDKAKDKYVRSLWKLFAHHNRYVLSVRAAQLHHQHHHQLMLPGLLQSLQDLHQEMAYILKEILREYLEISSLVQDEVVAIHREMAAAAARIQPEAEYQGFLQQYGSTPDVPPCVTFDESLLEEGEPLEPGELQLNELTVESVQHTLTSVTDELAAVTAVVFSRQEVVTQLQRELRIEEQNIHPRQRVYLLGKRQVLQEELQGLQVALCSQAKLEAQQGLLQAKLEQLGPGEPPPVPLLQDDRHSTSSSEQEREGGRTPTLEILKSHISGIFRPKFSLPPPLQLVPEVQKPLHEQLWYHGAIPRAEVAELLTQSGDFLVRESQGKQEYVLSVMWDGQPRHFIIQSADNLYRLEGDGFPSVPLLIDHLLHSQQPLTKKSGIVLSRAVPKDKWALNHEDLVLGEQIGRGNFGEVFSGRLRADNTLVAVKSCRETLPPDLKAKFLQEARILKQYSHPNIVRLIGVCTQKQPIYIVMELVQGGDFLTFLRTEGARLRMKTLLQMVGDAAAGMEYLESKCCIHRDLAARNCLVTEKNVLKISDFGMSREEEDGIYAASGGLRQVPVKWTAPEALNYGRYSSESDVWSFGILLWEAFSLGASPYPNLSNQQTREFIEKGGRLPCPELCPDAVFRLMEQCWAYEPSQRPSFSTIYQELQTIRKRHR, from the exons ATGGGCTTCTCTTCGGAGCTGTGCAGCCCCCAGGGCCACGGGGCAGTGCAGCAAATGCAGGACGCCGAGCTCCGGCTGCTGGAGGGCATGAGGAAGTGGATGGCCCAGCGGGTCAAGAGTGACCGGGAATACGCAGGGCTGCTGCACCACATGTCCCTGCAGGACAGTGGGGGCCAGAGCCGGGGCGGCCTTGACAGCCCCATCAGCCAG TCCTGGACAGAGATCACCAGCCAGACGGAGGGCCTGAGCCGGTTGCTGAGGCAGCACGCGGAAGACCTGAACTCGGGGCCCCTGAGCAAGCTCAGCCTGCTGATCCGGGAGCGGCAGCAGCTGCGCAAGACCTACAGCGAGCAgtggcagcagctgcagcaaGAGCTCACCAAG ACCCACAGCCAGGACATTGAGAAGCTGAAGAGCCAGTACCGATCCCTGGCACGGGACAGTGCCCAGGCCAGGCGCAAGTACCAGGAGGCCAGCAAAG ACAAGGACCGCGACAAGGCCAAGGACAAGTACGTGCGCAGCCTGTGGAAGCTCTTCGCTCACCACAACCGCTACGTGCTCAGTGTGCGGGCCGCACAGctgcaccaccagcaccaccaccagctCATGCTTCCGGGCCTGCTCCAGTCGCTGCAGGACCTGCACCAGGAGATGGCGTACATTCT GAAGGAGATCCTGCGGGAATACCTGGAGATTAGCAGCCTGGTGCAGGACGAGGTGGTGGCCATTCACCGGGAGATGGCTGCAGCCGCCGCTCGCATCCAACCCGAAGCCGAGTACCAGGGCTTCCTGCAGCAGTATGG GTCCACTCCTGACGTCCCACCCTGCGTCACCTTTGACGAGTCACTGCTTGAGGAGGGTGAACCCCTGGAACCCGGGGAGCTGCAGTTGAACGAGCTGACGGTGGAGAGCGTGCAGCACAC GCTGACCTCAGTGACAGATGAACTGGCTGCGGTCACAGCAGTGGTGTTCAGCCGGCAGGAGGTGGTCACCCAGCTGCAGCGCGAGCTGCGGATTGAGGAACAGAACATCCACCCCCGGCAGCG GGTTTACCTGCTGGGCAAGAGGCAGGTATTGCAGGAGGAGCTCCAGGGGCTGCAGGTGGCACTGTGCAGCCAGGCCAAGCTGGAGGcccagcagggtctcctgcaAGCCAAGCTGGAGCAGCTGGGCCCCGGCGAGCCCCCGCCCGTGCCGCTCCTGCAGGATGACCGCCACTCTACCTCCTCCTCG GAGCAGGAACGGGAAGGGGGAAGGACGCCCACCCTGGAGATCCTTAAGAGCCACATCTCAGGAATCTTTCGCCCCAAGTTCTCG CTCCCCCCACCGCTGCAGCTCGTGCCAGAGGTGCAGAAGCCACTGCATGAGCAGCTGTGGTACCACGGAGCCATCCCACGGGCAGAAGTGGCTGAGCTGCTGACGCAATCCGGGGACTTCCTGGTGCGGGAGAGCCAGGGCAAGCAGGAGTATGTGCTGTCTGTGATGTGGGATGGCCAGCCCCGGCACTTCATCATCCAGTCTGCCGAC AACCTGTACCGACTGGAAGGTGATGGTTTTCCCAGCGTCCCCTTGCTCATCGACCACCTGCTGCACTCCCAGCAGCCCCTCACCAAGAAGAGCGGTATTGTCCTGAGCAGAGCTGTGCCCAAG GACAAGTGGGCGCTGAACCATGAGGACTTGGTGTTGGGGGAGCAGATTGGGCGG GGGAACTTTGGCGAAGTGTTCAGTGGACGCCTGCGAGCTGACAACACCCTGGTGGCCGTGAAATCGTGCAGAGAGACACTCCCGCCTGACCTCAAGGCCAAGTTTCTGCAGGAAGCGAG GATCCTGAAGCAGTACAGCCACCCCAACATCGTGCGTCTGATTGGTGTCTGCACCCAGAAGCAACCTATCTACATCGTCATGGAGCTCGTGCAGG GGGGCGACTTCCTGACCTTCCTGCGGACAGAGGGCGCCCGCCTACGGATGAAGACTCTGCTGCAGATGGTAGGGGATGCGGCTGCAGGCATGGAGTACCTGGAGAGCAAGTGCTGCATCCACCG GGACCTGGCTGCTCGGAACTGCCTGGTCACGGAGAAGAACGTCTTGAAAATCAGTGACTTTGGGATGTCGCGGGAGGAAGAGGATGGGATCTACGCCGCCTCGGGGGGCCTCAGACAAGTCCCCGTGAAGTGGACTGCACCCGAGGCTCTGAACTACG GCCGCTATTCGTCCGAGAGCGATGTGTGGAGCTTTGGCATCTTGCTCTGGGAGGCCTTCAGCCTGGGGGCCTCCCCCTACCCCAACCTCAGCAATCAGCAGACTCGGGAGTTCATAGAAAAAG GGGGCCGCCTGCCCTGCCCCGAGCTGTGCCCTGACGCTGTGTTCAGGCTCATGGAGCAGTGCTGGGCCTACGAGCCCAGTCAGCGACCCAGCTTCAGCACCATCTACCAGGAGCTGCAGACCATCCGAAAGCGGCATCGGTGA